Genomic window (Ostrea edulis chromosome 9, xbOstEdul1.1, whole genome shotgun sequence):
ACGAGGATCTGCTAAGGCAATTTCATGATACTTAAATCCGAACTTGAACAATATGTGAATTACTTCCCGCGCAGTTTTCAAGTGGTGATATAAATCATGTTTCTTACACAACATCACCAACAACTCATCCACCTCACGCTCATCATTGTCCATATCATCTTCCTCACCAACAGAAAATTCCTTTAAACTTTTGTCCAATTTTTCCAACTTTTGAATTAGCTTTTCTTTGCTGACCTTAGCAACCATTCTTGCAATCCTGACATTAGATTGAAATTGATACTGCTTGACCATGTCCAGTTTCTCAACATGATCCTTGTACTTCCGTGCCTTGGAAAAAGTCTGATGCACTTCTTCAACGAATGGCTCATGACCGTAAACTTCATCAATTTTCTTCTCTAACTCCTCCCGCTGAATATTTTCCGAGAACTCCCTGATGGCGAGCCTTTCATCTTTGTCCCACTGACCCCCAACAGGGTGATGAGACTCATTCACAAACAAAAGCAGGGAGGGGCATATGTAGATCTTTTTGGAAACTTCTTTCAGTCTTTGGATGAAGAACTCCATTTTTTTTTGGTCCCAGTCCAACACTTGGTCCtgctgtctgtctgtgtgaAGCTGGTACCCATTTTCCTCCAACAACTTCAGGTTTTTGTGTTGAATCTGTTTTTAACAGAAGGAAGAACACTAATTTCATAAGAcatttattttctgaaagtcAAGTCCATTTAATGCATTAAAGAAAGTTTAAATGACCAATACACTCTTCCTGAGTTGTCTAACAGTCGTCTCCCTTTGTCATATACTAACTGCAAACCACAACGAAATACACCATCTAGATAAtgtttcaatgtacactttTCAGGTGACATGAATATCTTACCTTCTGGTGAAAAGTCCCCGTTTCTGTTGAGACTCCTCTTCTACACACTAGACAGAGTTGTCTGCTCTTGAGAACATGTCTGCTGACGAATAGAGCTAAAGACTGCATCTGTGAAAAATGCAATTCACAGGTACTTAGTGAGTCATATTGATAACATAAAAATGTATCATCATTTCATAAAAACATATCCAAAGGGTTTGCATGGGGcaagtttcatttgaaaagTTAGGCTTTCTAGAGAACACAATCTCGGAGCTCCACCCTGGAACCCCATTTCCAGAGCCCAATATTTAATTCCTAATCACTGGCCTGATGACACTGAGAAATTGGCTAAGTAATGACATCTGTTATATATTTTGGTTTTAAATCTAGCAACTGATCTCAAAGGAGAGAGGGACAGATAATTTAATCATGCATGTAACAATTAAGTTAATGACGCAAGTCCAAAACTGACAACCATGGTCCTCCTTTTGAAATTACTGAATGttgctatatatatattcttgcaCTTTTAATTTTTACTATACATTTCACAGAAAACCAAAAAATTATAATGttctttaatatattttttttaaaacaatgaaaacaatcttATTCACacaacaaaaattatattttttaataggCGGACCATTACATTTACGGTAATACAGCATGGAAGATACAGAGGATTAAAAGTTCTATATGCTCTTCACATACCAGAATTGGTCATTACAAATACATAATCACCAAATAccaaagcccccccccccccccccccacttctaTTTAGGCTAtgtctgtccacttctctaaagagaatacccACCACCACCATAACAACATCTGGCCTGGAGACGCAGGCTTCAATCATTGAAGTTAAAATAGTTTgtcaaactaaaaaaaaatgcatggtCTGAagggaaaatgaaaacaaaattctatCCTAAACTGGTTCGGCATCATGGTAATCGGAGAACCAGTTTATAAAGCATActaaaaaaaacctttatttGCAAATCTGTGAATTCCGGATTGAATATATCGATCTAAAACAAAATGCACTTCTTACAGATTTTAGTAGTCTTTTTGTATCatcaattgaaaattttaaacttgAATTATTGTAAATATAGCATTTTCTGTTTATCGTGGTCATTTCTATTCCTGTAGCTGTTATCTGAACCTAAATGAGGACATGACTATAGTACAAATATTAGACGTTGCACTCATCCGTCTGTGTTACACACATCCTTCTCTGACTGTCGCAGTATTCAGTGTAGGAAAACAGAAAACACTAAGATGCGGGAAATAATTCACGTCCAGGTGGGACAATGCGGAAACCAAATAGGTTCCAAATTTTGGGAGGAGATTTCCCTTGAACATGGAATTAGTACCGAAGGAAAATTCACCGGAGATAACGATGTACAGCTGGAGCGGATCAACGTGTTCTTCACTGAAGGTCAGGGTGGATCCTATGTCCCACGGGCGTGTATGGTGGACCTCGAACCTGGCACCATGGATTCAATCCGAGGCGGGCCCTATGGGTCAATTTTCAGACCAGACAATTTTGTTTTTGGACAAAACGGAGCTGGTAACGTATGGGCGAAAGGCCACTACACCGAGGGCGCCGAACTTGTGGAGGAAGTCTTGGACGTCATACGGAGGGAATCGGAAAACTGTGACTGTCTCCAAGGCTTCCAACTTACCCACTCCATTGGCGGAGGAACGGGCTCCGGAATGGGGACGCTTCTTCTTAGCAAGATTAAGGAGGAATTCCCCGACCGCATCATGTGTTCATACTCCGTCCACCCCTCACCCAAAGTAAGTTGTAACAGTCTTTAAAATGGGATTCAGGTATATTTTTTGTGTAGATAGACTATTCCAAACTCTAattaaaactttcaattttatGGAGAGGTACGTGCATATCTTATATATAACGTCCGATTAAAGATGCAATTGATAAGGATATTATGAAGTTACAGTCCTTTGAGTTGACTACAATTTTTCGataaatatgtatgtatttacatttccagtgtatctttacaaattgtactGATAGCATTTTCCTCATGAATACGTTGCAGTTGTAAACGATTCGCGTATGAAtcctgataaatatagtacgtctattttcggctggaaatgagagagagagagggggggggggcaaaaaaatgacattttaaagaatatgtaaatataaaaaaatgaatttcgttTCACATCGACATGCTTTTTATGAAGCGAATCATGAAGTAAGTCTGCGTGAAGCGTCGAAATTCATACCATAATGTGTCGAAATTCATAccataatgtattttcacaattgaaatttatttcatcaGTACTGTACATATAATCTTCACCAAAAAATCTGATAATCTATCTTGGGATCTCAGATTGAGGGTTCCCCAATTCACTTTAATCCGGATCATTCCGGCGTTTGTGCAACTActcaaaaaagaagaaaaagttagATGGCGGCAAACTAGAACGAAAATATGTGTCTGATGAAAAGTCATGCGTTCCTTGTATGAAATCTAAACATTGATACTTTGTCAGAGGGAagtagaaatattttatttaatctaTACTAGGGTCAATCTCAGGTGCCCAAGTTAAAATGAAAGTTGTGCTGGAATGGGTCTAGTAAAATCTTTTTCGGAggaaaaatgttctaaatactgaatggggaggggggggggtcagttGAAAAATGTATGTTTAAACTTTCTAGAGTTCGCTTCAAAGTAGTTTCTATGGGTACAAGTATTGCCCTTTTGAACTAACCAATCAATGATCTTGTTAAGCCTCACTTTGAGTTCAGAAACGAGGCGTCCAGACGTATCGTGTGGACGGGGGAAACGATGCAGGTTCCACACTACTTTCAAACGTTTGAAATGATCCAGAAGAGAAATTGAAACGAAGTTCCACACATGCATGTAATCACGACTCAAGAGCAGATCTATCTAAAACATGAATTACGGATGTGCTCGTATCCGTGAAACAGACCCAGACGCCTCGACAGGATATAtagatgcatgtatatatatgccccctgagggcccttgattggtgaataaataaatattattatattatatatacaagttGACTATCTAGTGTGAAGCAcagttttgagattgatttcGGCAGGACAGTGATAAACTCGCACCTACATCAAAACCCACAACTGATCAGTTTCCAAATTAGTTGACACAATGTCTATTGATCACATGCCTACTTCAAAGGCTTTAGTCTACCCATGCTGCAGCACAAGCAATTTGCTcatattcatgatatatatgataaacCACCCCTTACATCAGTAGATTTAACCGTTGCCTCGGAAAAGGTTCGGACAAGAGTTTATACCAAGAAACAATGTGTAGTATAAAAAGTTGCACAGGAAATAAAGTATTAGGAGTAAAATCAATGCTCCCAAGTTGCAAAATTTGTACACAGctgtggaaaaaaaatgtttggtaGTGACACCTGGTATAGCCCgttgttttgtattttattgATGCATATTGATGTAAGTAATGTAACCTGTAGCTGGTCAAGTATTCACGCAGTTGACTCAGTCTGACGCAGCCAACGATGAGGGAAATTGTTCACGTTCAGGCAGGGCAGTGTGGGAACCAGATAGGGGCCAAATTCTGGGAGTTAATTTCCGAGGAGCATGGGATTGATAACACCAGTGCGTATGTTGGGAACTCCCCTCAACAGCTGGAGAGAATAGATGTGTATTATAACGAGGCTGCCCACGGGAA
Coding sequences:
- the LOC125658177 gene encoding uncharacterized protein LOC125658177 — translated: MIEACVSRPDVVMVVMQSLALFVSRHVLKSRQLCLVCRRGVSTETGTFHQKIQHKNLKLLEENGYQLHTDRQQDQVLDWDQKKMEFFIQRLKEVSKKIYICPSLLLFVNESHHPVGGQWDKDERLAIREFSENIQREELEKKIDEVYGHEPFVEEVHQTFSKARKYKDHVEKLDMVKQYQFQSNVRIARMVAKVSKEKLIQKLEKLDKSLKEFSVGEEDDMDNDEREVDELLVMLCKKHDLYHHLKTAREVIHILFKFGFKYHEIALADPRIFRIKYIDTFVQVLSEMCENTNLGYEEIVPLVEKSRDRFVSSLQLANYLRIPKKHVQEGRRFTYRYLSKDPEKVTSNVKFLIESNFDPYEILNCLSIVNFDHDLVKKVFVDTVTIFDAHAVSNSPAERVSLLCHMYLELSKPSLKPVDLDDIGYDDSVNPDLDQHLDEDDLDDLDPGYSQYSHYAL
- the LOC130050333 gene encoding tubulin beta-4 chain-like; its protein translation is MREIIHVQVGQCGNQIGSKFWEEISLEHGISTEGKFTGDNDVQLERINVFFTEGQGGSYVPRACMVDLEPGTMDSIRGGPYGSIFRPDNFVFGQNGAGNVWAKGHYTEGAELVEEVLDVIRRESENCDCLQGFQLTHSIGGGTGSGMGTLLLSKIKEEFPDRIMCSYSVHPSPKVSCNSL